In one window of Cytophagaceae bacterium ABcell3 DNA:
- a CDS encoding porin family protein, with product MQIGIVAGGSFSTARGDLGRYLDIKGVPGFLSGVQIEKSLNDKFSIQPELLISYRGYRFASDMYNTYTRNSLLYIDIPVLLKYKFVENLSFEGGIQLSHLLTTNLNINEQNLYNFSLVAGVSSMLNEKIEVGARYVFGLTNLYSQIDISHYYTDFPMRSREISTSPERFLMFFVRYNFLSIE from the coding sequence ATGCAAATAGGAATAGTGGCAGGAGGATCTTTTTCGACCGCGAGAGGAGACCTAGGGAGGTATCTAGATATTAAAGGGGTGCCAGGTTTTTTGTCCGGTGTACAAATTGAAAAGTCGCTCAATGATAAGTTTTCTATTCAACCTGAACTACTGATATCTTACAGAGGGTACAGGTTTGCCAGTGATATGTATAATACTTATACAAGAAACAGTTTATTATACATTGACATTCCTGTTTTACTGAAGTATAAATTTGTTGAAAACCTATCCTTTGAAGGAGGTATTCAATTAAGTCATTTACTTACAACAAATTTAAATATCAACGAACAAAACCTTTACAACTTCTCACTAGTAGCTGGTGTTAGCAGTATGCTAAATGAAAAAATCGAAGTTGGCGCTAGATATGTTTTTGGATTAACCAATTTGTATAGCCAAATAGACATTAGCCATTACTACACAGACTTCCCAATGCGTAGTAGGGAAATTTCAACTTCCCCAGAACGTTTCTTAATGTTTTTTGTAAGATATAACTTCCTTTCTATAGAATGA
- a CDS encoding START-like domain-containing protein: protein MDKNKFVIEFELNASQKMLYPYINTAQGLAEWFADKVDFEEDKIFYFEWDGARHKAKKVSQKMNQLVKFEFPDTKNEDGKDAAYLEFQLDTNELTQTSFLKIIDYSEFEDSKDMEELWNNLIQNLKDKVGG, encoded by the coding sequence ATGGATAAGAATAAGTTTGTAATTGAGTTTGAGTTGAATGCATCACAAAAAATGCTTTACCCTTATATTAATACAGCCCAAGGCTTAGCTGAGTGGTTTGCTGACAAGGTAGATTTTGAGGAAGATAAGATTTTTTATTTCGAGTGGGACGGTGCTAGGCACAAAGCAAAAAAAGTATCCCAAAAAATGAATCAGCTGGTAAAGTTTGAGTTTCCCGATACAAAAAACGAAGACGGTAAAGATGCTGCATATCTTGAGTTTCAACTTGATACCAATGAATTGACACAAACCTCTTTTTTGAAAATAATTGATTATTCGGAATTTGAGGATAGTAAAGATATGGAGGAGCTCTGGAATAATCTTATACAGAATTTAAAAGATAAGGTTGGAGGTTAG
- a CDS encoding deoxyribodipyrimidine photo-lyase, protein MKINIFWLRRDLRVKDNHGLLKALKGNNPVLLLFIFDTNIVANLDKNDPRITFIYDALSNIHNEVLKHKSSLLVEHGTPENVFSKLLDQYQIEKVYANSDYEPYAVNRDKQISLLLKEKGATLNLHKDQVIFEKEEVLTQSGSPYKVFTAYKNQWKKQFSDKSPQAYPSEAFLHNLKRHEQNLPSLSHFGFVRSSMTFPPSQPDNKIIRHYDETRDNPSLPTTQIGVHLRFGTASTRAMVKKAAKLNDTWLNELIWREFYMQLLYHFPKSEHEAFNPNLNNLPWRYSDAEFERWCEGTTGYPLVDAGMRQLNETGFMHNRVRMVVASFLTKHLLLNWTLGERYFANKLLDFDLAANVGNWQWVAGTGADAQPFIRIFNPTLQQKRFDPKFDYIKKWVPEYETGKYPTPIIDHKQATERAKNAFESLK, encoded by the coding sequence ATGAAAATAAACATCTTTTGGCTTAGGCGGGATTTAAGAGTTAAAGATAATCACGGGCTGCTCAAAGCTTTGAAAGGCAACAATCCTGTTTTACTACTTTTTATCTTCGACACTAATATCGTGGCCAACCTAGATAAAAACGATCCTCGTATTACCTTCATTTACGACGCGCTCTCCAACATACACAATGAAGTTTTAAAACATAAAAGTTCTTTGCTAGTAGAACACGGCACTCCTGAAAATGTATTCTCCAAACTATTGGATCAATACCAAATTGAAAAAGTATATGCAAACAGCGACTATGAGCCATATGCAGTAAACAGAGACAAACAGATCTCTCTACTGCTTAAAGAAAAAGGAGCCACCTTAAACCTGCATAAAGATCAGGTAATATTTGAAAAAGAAGAAGTTTTAACCCAATCAGGCAGCCCATACAAAGTATTTACAGCTTACAAGAATCAATGGAAAAAACAATTTTCAGACAAAAGCCCCCAAGCATACCCCTCAGAAGCTTTCCTTCATAACCTAAAGAGACACGAGCAGAACCTTCCTTCCCTATCCCATTTCGGGTTTGTGCGTTCATCAATGACTTTTCCCCCTAGTCAACCAGACAATAAAATCATCAGACACTATGATGAAACCAGAGACAATCCAAGTCTCCCAACAACACAAATAGGAGTACATCTACGCTTTGGAACTGCCAGCACAAGGGCTATGGTCAAAAAAGCGGCTAAACTAAATGACACATGGTTAAATGAGCTTATATGGCGAGAATTCTATATGCAACTTCTCTATCATTTCCCTAAATCAGAACATGAAGCATTTAACCCAAACTTAAACAACCTGCCATGGCGATACAGTGACGCTGAATTTGAAAGATGGTGCGAAGGAACCACCGGTTACCCTCTTGTAGATGCGGGAATGCGGCAGCTCAACGAAACCGGCTTCATGCATAACCGGGTACGCATGGTAGTTGCAAGTTTTCTCACAAAACACCTGCTGCTCAATTGGACATTAGGAGAAAGGTATTTTGCCAATAAACTCCTTGACTTTGATTTAGCCGCAAATGTTGGAAACTGGCAATGGGTAGCTGGCACTGGAGCCGATGCGCAACCCTTTATAAGAATTTTTAATCCAACACTCCAACAAAAACGCTTCGACCCAAAATTTGATTACATTAAAAAATGGGTACCAGAATATGAAACAGGCAAATACCCTACCCCTATCATTGACCATAAACAAGCAACTGAAAGAGCAAAAAATGCTTTTGAAAGCTTAAAGTAG